A portion of the Lolium rigidum isolate FL_2022 chromosome 1, APGP_CSIRO_Lrig_0.1, whole genome shotgun sequence genome contains these proteins:
- the LOC124682053 gene encoding vacuolar-processing enzyme beta-isozyme 1-like has product MARWWVCGLLSLLAVAAVAAEGSAKPLIRLPTQDEHGAAPAPAPSAEEGITRWAVLVAGSSGYGNYRHQADVCHAYQILKKGGLKEENIVVFMYDDIANNHENPRRGVIINHPKGKDVYAGVPKDYTGDQVTTENFFAVLMGNKTAVTGGSRKVINSKPNDHIFIYYADHGGAGSLGMPNNPWLFAGDFIKVLREKHASKSYSKMVIYVEACDSGSMFEGIMPQDLNIYVTTAANAQESSWGTYCPGWNPPPPHEYLTCLGDVYSVSWMEDSETHNLKKEAIKDQYESVKKRTSSSNSLTGSHVMEYGDKTFKDEKLFLYQGFDPANVNNTNRLPLPSLEGAINQRDADILFMWKRYEQLNAGSEEKVQVLKKIKETVAHRKHLDSSIDFIGKLVFGFEKGPSVLEAPRSSGQPVVDDWDCLKRMVRVFESHCGSLTQYGMKHMRAFANLCNNGVSEAEMKEASVGACSGYNSGKWSPLVLGHSA; this is encoded by the exons ATGGCTCGCTGGTGGGTGTGCGGACTCCTCTCGCTCCTGGCGGTGGCCGCGGTCGCTGCGGAGGGGAGTGCGAAGCCGCTGATTCGGCTGCCGACGCAGGATGAGCATGGCGCTGCTCCCGCCCCTGCCCCGTCGGCGGAGGAAGGGATCACGAGGTGGGCAGTGCTCGTTGCGGGCTCCTCCGGCTACGGGAACTACCGTCACCAG GCCGATGTGTGCCACGCCTACCAGATTCTGAAGAAGGGAGGGCTGAAGGAGGAGAATATCGTGGTGTTTATGTACGACGACATCGCCAATAACCATGAGAACCCGAGACGTGGAGTCATCATCAACCATCCTAAAGGCAAAGATGTTTACGCGGGTGTTCCCAAG GACTACACTGGTGACCAGGTCACTACTGAAAACTTCTTCGCGGTCCTCATGGGCAACAAAACAGCGGTTACCGGAGGGAGTAGGAAAGTCATAAACAGCAAACCGAATGATCACATCTTCATCTATTATGCAGATCATGGGGGGGCTGGTTCTCTTG GTATGCCCAACAATCCATGGCTTTTTGCTGGCGACTTCATTAAGGTGTTGCGAGAAAAGCATGCTTCCAAGAGCTATTCAAAAATG GTTATATATGTCGAAGCGTGTGACAGTGGCAGTATGTTTGAGGGTATAATGCCTCAAGATCTTAATATTTATGTTACAACAGCAGCAAACGCACAGGAAAGTAGTTGGGGAACATACTGCCCAGGATGGAATCCACCACCTCCTCACGAATACCTTACCTGTTTAGGTGACGTCTACAGTGTGTCTTGGATGGAAGACAG TGAAACTCACAATCTAAAGAAGGAAGCAATCAAGGATCAGTACGAGTCG GTTAAAAAGAGAACCTCAAGCTCAAATAGCCTAACTGGTTCTCATGTCATGGAGTATGGTGACAAGACATTCAAGGACGAGAAGCTTTTCCTTTATCAAGGCTTTGATCCTGCAAATGTCAACAACACAAACAGGCTGCCTTTGCCCAGCCTGGAGGGTGCAATCAATCAAAGGGATGCGGACATTCTTTTCATGTGGAAGAGG TATGAGCAGCTAAATGCTGGATCGGAAGAGAAGGTGCAGGTTCTGAAAAAGATCAAAGAAACCGTGGCACACAGGAAGCACCTCGACAGCAGTATTGATTTCATCGGGAAGCTTGTGTTTGGATTTGAGAAGGGCCCTTCAGTGCTTGAAGCTCCTAGAAGCTCCGGCCAACCAGTAGTCGACGACTGGGATTGCTTGAAGAGGATG GTGCGCGTTTTCGAATCCCACTGCGGATCACTTACTCAGTACGGCATGAAACACATGAGGGCCTTCGCAAACCTCTGCAACAACGGCGTCTCCGAGGCAGAGATGAAGGAGGCGAGCGTCGGTGCTTGCAGTGGTTACAACTCGGGGAAGTGGAGCCCACTGGTTCTAGGCCACAGCGCCTGA